The genome window aaagacaaacagatctACAACTGAGAGAAATCTTTGAAGGCCTGAAGGAAGGAACATGTGgaacacaaaacatcacaacaacattTGGGATTCAAACTGGTAAgatggacaaaaataaataagaaaaatcattCAGAGAGCAAGGGGCGATTGAGAGGAAAGTCTTTTATCAacagtgaattaaaaatgttttcatgaaattAATATATCAGATTCAACTGAATGTTTCCTTCTGCAGTTTATCAACAATGTGATGCAGCTGAATGCCTGGAGAAGATTTTACATCAGATCAGCACAGAGGCCTCTGAGGTGAGAACTTGTAAAATCTTACAGGTGAACTAAAGAGAACGCTGTGTTGtaagtgacattttcatgcaGGTTTTCCGAGGACAactgagagacacaacaaaGTGCTTCAAAGATCACATCATCaatgaagagacaaaaacattctggactctccctctgtcactgaaAGATGGTCGTTATTCAGCCTACAGTGTGGTGAGCAGACAGAGTTCACAGTTGTAATTTAGTGTCTATATGTGATGTGAGCATGCTGAGCTAATATGTCATTTACCACAAcatgtgtgtttccacaggagAGCAGCTTTAAGAGGACtttccaaacaaaaacatactaTAGTGGCAACATGATGTACTGCAAcgactgtaaacagaaaacaggagcaACAAGTGTGagttttgacctgaaaatgaaaacagaaacaatatccAGGTCAATTTTAATACTGgaatataattaaaatattcTGTGTTAAAGGATAtagtgtgtgatgatgtttctTGTGTTATTCAGAGATGTGAGATGGTGGAAGCTCCTCAGATCTTGATTCTTCTCCTCAAGAGATTTGACTTTGACTACAACACCAGGTCACATTTCAAATCAGACTGCTGTGTGGAAGTGCCATGTGAATTACAGCTGGAGGCAAGAGAAAGTTATTTTATCCGTGATTTCATTTGAATGGTCTTAGTTGCTTGTAAAATCATTTCATGTCCCTGACTGTGTTCTTCGTTGCAGACCAAGACATACAAACTGTATGGGATGGTGGATCACATGGGCAGTATAAGAGGTGGACATTACACAGCCACCGTCCTGTCTGAGGACAACACCTGGTATGAGTGTAATGATTCTCATGTCAGCAAGGTGAGAAAGATTTAACTTAATCTGTTCCATTAAGAtgttacacatttaaaacacagcaacagaaagaTCAACATTAACAAGACATTTGCTGACATTGGTTTGCTTTTGTCAAATCATGCAGGTTAAAGAACAGCAGTTTGCAAAAGCCCGGACATTCAGgtatgtttaattttttttatttcttatttttttcatataccAATAATTATTTGGGATTCATTCATCTGTAAGTGTTCACCACATGTTGTCACCAAATTATTTTTCAATGCAAACAATAACTTCAAAATCATTGTTCATCAGATCCAGGACTGTCTATCTCCTCACATACAGAGGTAGGACTACAAAATACATAAAGGATTAATTTAGGTTTCATATTAACATATGATTGtgcaagatgttttttctgttcaacTTAAAGCTACAAAGTTAAATTTGTCCTGTAAAATGAGCAGGCACATGCACTCATAAGGCCCAAGGGATGCTCGAGCCCCtgccctttttgtgtgtttttttaatgaataaatacattccTGATGTGCAAGGGGATGTCAAAAAACAGCGGTATAAAAACACCACGGCTATCTACGCATTTCATACGTAATAtggtgttgtgtgtgagtgtgtgtgtgtgtgttgagcctAAAGCCGCTTCTCTGTCAGTTGcggctctgctctgtctctctctacaaACGGTCACCACTTTCAAATTAGCAGAGCTGAAAGGACCTAAAGAACCCAAAATAAATagcaaaagaaacactgatgatgaagaaacTACACAGATGGGACACAGTGCAGAGGATGATGGACAGATGAGAGAAGATACTGTTAATATTCAACAGAATATGAAAGTGGTTTTGCCAATGATAGGCTACATATTAGATTATGTGATTCATCATAAATGGCTGGTGATGGTGTGatgactctgtgttttctgtcttttcagtggCTCAGACACAGAGACGTCATGATGACCCAAACAATCAGGGGGCCTCACATTCCCTCAACAGAGACCTGAAAGATCCAGAGATGCAAGACAGGTTTGAGactgctgttttcatctgtaGCAGATATAAGTTGatgactgaaatgtaaaacacGTGATGTCAAGTACTAACAGGAAACTTTATATCATAAAATGACTGCAGAATCAGAACTACAGAACAAGATACTTCTGTAAATGTtggaaaacagctgaaagactCCAGTGAACAACGTGTGGGTGAAGAGACGaagacaaagaaggagaaacaaagaggtAAAAAGAAGAACACGTGTCCTCCTGTCTAATTTACACTGAgagaatcagtgtgtgtctatGGCAGCATACAAAACTGACCACTTTCCCtaagtctgtgtgtgatttatctTATATTCCATCATTAGACACGTTATGGAAAAATACACTGATGAGCCAAACTAAGTTTACAAACAGCACGAAAGTATTAACAGTGtaatgacactgtgtgtgtttctgtcttctaaGTGACTCCACCACAGAGACGTCATCATGGCCTGATCAATCAGGGAGCCACATGTTACCTCAACAGTGTCCTGCAGGTTCTCTTCATGACCACTGAGATCCACCACAGGTTggaatcagctgtttttatctgtacaAGTAGAAGGAGATcagttcaaatgttaaatgtttccatGAACACTGTATAATAAGATGattcatttgaatgtataaGGGTGTTTCAAATGTACAAAACTCTGTTGCTGAGCAGATCAAAGCAGTAAACAGTCAGTGTTCACTGAGAAGCTGCTGTCTTCCTAAAGGTTGGATCCACAAACAGATCGAGAGCTGAGACAAATCTTTACTgacctgaagacaaaaacatgtagaacaggaaacatcacaagGAGTCTGAAGATTGAAAATGGTAAGTTGGACAGTCATAAGGtgctgagaagaaaatgaatatatcagattcagtttaatgtttccTTCTGCAGTTCATGAACAACGTGATGCAGCTGAATGTCTTCAGGAGATTTTACATCATATCAGTCCAGAGGCCTCTGAGGTGAGCACTTATTAAATCTACTATGTTATTTACAGGAGAACAAATCCCAATGCTGTGTTggaaattaattgtttttttctcaaggtTTTCCGAGGACAGATGAGAGAGACAACAAAATGCTCCAAAGATCACATCATCAATGAAGAGACAAATCCATTCtggactctccctctgtcactgaaAGATTCCCGTTATTCAACCTACAGTGTGGTGAGCAGACACAgttctggttttgtgtttttatgtgatgtGAGCATGCTGAGCTAATATGTAATTcattacaacattatttttccACAGGAGAGCAGCTTTAAGAGGATTTTTCTGGAAGCAACATACACTGGAAATAAGGGGTTCTGtaaaaaatgtgaccaaaacagtcaaacaacaaGTGTGAGTTTCGACctcataataaaaacacagactgtagTCAGATCCAATTTCATATTGGAATCGAATGATAACCttgtgttttagttttctgAGACTGAAGGATATAGTGTTTAATAACATTTCTTGTGTTATTCAGAGATGTGAGATGGTGAAAGCTCCTCAGATCTTGATTCTTCTCCTCAAGCGATTTCCCTTTGACTACAACACCTTCTCACTTTTCAAATCAGACCGCTGTGTGGAAGTGCCATGTGAATTACAGTCGGAGGCAAGGAAAAGTTATTTTAATATGTGATTTCTTGAGGTGGTCTTAATTGCATGTAAAATCATTTCATGTCCCTGACTGTGTTCTTCATTGCAGAAGAAGACATACAAACTGTATGGGATGGTGAATCACATGGGCAGTATAAGAGGTGGACATTTCTCAGCCACCGTCCTGTCTGAGGACAACACCTGGTATGAGTGTAATGATTCTCATGTCAGCGAGGTGAGAAAGATTTAACTTAATCTGTTCCATCAAGACgttaaagatttaaaacacagcaacagaaagatcaacattaaaaagacatttgctgaCATTAGTTTGCTTTTGTTGAACTGTGCAGGTTAAACACCAGCTGTTTGCAGAGGACGGGACTTTCAGGTATGATtataagaatgtttttttgattttaccaAAAATAATTTgggatttatttatctgtatgtGTTCACCACATGTTGTCCCCatattgtttttctatgcaAATAATAACTTCAAAATGATTGTTCATCAGCTCCAGGACTGTCTACCTCCTCATGTACAGAGGTAGGActgcaaaaatacataaaggATTCATTTAGTTGTCAAACTAACATATGATTactaaatacatgttttctctgtaatttgAAGCTACAGAGTCGGAGATGTCCTGTAAGACGAGATAGAGTGGAGAAGATGAGGTACAGATTAAAAACGGCTATGAGGTATTTAACCATCAGActgctgaagaagaggaggataagAACGACAAGACTGAAGGGTTGAAGGAAGCCAAGTCAAAAGCGGTGGAAGTTAAGAGGCCGAGGTAAATGAAGACAGTACAAACGCCAACAACCCACGAGAAAAGCTCAAATGAGAACTCTGTAAATGCtgaagtgacaaaaacagacgcaaaaagaggaaaaagaatcaAATACATGAATCAAGCCCCCCTCCCTCTGGGTCTGTGGAGGtcaggagagggagcaggaTATACAGTACCAGCCAAAAGTTTGGAAACACCTTCTCActcaatgttttttctttatttcttattattttctaCTTAGCAGATTCATACTGAAGACATCAAAACGATGAAAGAACACACGTGGAATCACGTCGTAAACAAAAAGTGTTATATATTTTACCTGGAATGGGTTTTCAAAATTAATTAGGTGTGCTTTCTCAAGAGTTAATTTGTTGAATTTCTTGActtcttcttgtgtttgagATCATGAGATATATGAGAGCACATTTACACAATGGTGAAACTGAAACCAGGGAGCATCGGATGAAGAAAAAGCGCCACAGGCTCTCACCATACCACAATGAGACCAATCCTTCTTTCCTGATTTAAGGAAACTAAAGTTACAAGGCACAAGTGAATGTGTGTTCATTCACCTCCAGCACTATGACACCTGGTGCATTCAGTCATTTGGGCTGATAGGATATCAACTGTGTAATCAAGATGTGGATAGTGTTCATGTAACCACACCTCTAGAAAGTCTAACAGCAGATCTAAGTGCCGTATCgaaggcaactggacttgtttcggTATCATcaagacgtttcacctctcatccaggAGGATTCCTCAGTTATAACTAAACGGAGAGttggcaggcttttaaactctgcgtgggagtgtcctttcagagtcgttaaggacacgtcCGTGGGTCATTGGTCCAACCGGCCTTCACCTGGGCTgctaaggctaggtgagcccaggtgtaaATGTAACTCAGCACATCACTGTAGGTGGGTGACAGCAGATAAATAATGTTCCAAAAGTACAACTTTGTCAACATGAGTCTATTCAAGGCATGAACTGGATCGGAACAAACACAATGGGTATATTGGATATAGGAATGGACTTTGGGTTGATTCAAATATGCAAACAGAACCATGTTGAAAACGAAGGCAATAGGCCTTTTCCATCATTGTTGTGATGTGATTAACACCCAGCTAGGTGaactttcatacattttaaaataacggctgcaaatgttttgtcaagtttttttttttttcctgtgatcAGACATGCTTCTTTGTTGTGTCTTCTTTGATTTTGTGTGAtgcttatgttttatttcagagagTGTAGCTCAtcaatttgatttgatattgtgTGATATTCGCTTTAATGCTAcgaaagtaaataaaaaaattgaaacCAAGCCgctcctgttttcatttgaggGCAACGTTGTGCCAATTTAGTTTTTCCTACAACAATGTGAGAAGTGTAAATTCAACAGCCACTACTAAAATCAGCCACTATGATAGACGTATAATAGCCGACTGTgtgcaaagaagaaaaataatctttatttatcaCACCTGATAGAACTACTCTGCTCATTTGCAGGCTGAGTGTGAAGGTATTTCCCTAAAGTTACTGTGGAAATGTGGTCTACATGAACATGTAATCTAACTTGAATGtttcatataaaatgtttaaatataaacCCTTGTAATTCACAGCCTGtatacactgcagtaaaatgaAGAAACTGCTACGAAATAAAGCAAAACCAGTGCAAAATGATGTTGCTGCTGCGTGAGCACATGGATGGAGGAAAAATAACTTAGGGTAGCCTGTAACAAATCCTTACAGGCTCGCTTAAATGTattgcaaacaaataaaaattgCAATTATTCAACCCATTACTGTGGCACATGGTACagccaatctttttttttttttcttttttttttatcagtcatATACTTAAATGATATCATGAGTCATGTTCAGTTTCTAAGTTCAGACATTGGTTTGACTGTGTCATGccgtttttcatttgtttacatgtgaaatAAGATTTTGCTTCGACTGCCTTAGAAGTTTGCACAGGAGCAGGATAAGTGTCAAATGTGCACCATGTAAAAACGAAACTGTCTCCTTGGTTGCCTCACACCTTTAACCACGTTTCATACTGAAACTAACGCAGCAGTACCCAGAGGAGATTACAGGATGCGCAAAACGCAGAGAGAAACAGGCGTGTTCAGCGGTGAATACCGGTGGCAAACGGGAGGATGTCACATGAGTTCAAAGACGTTTCCCAGCCACAGCTACGTTTCCTGAACACACAGTCCTTTCTTCTGTGAAGAACCAACGGAAAGCCCCCGTGAGAAACGTCATCAGAAACCCCCTTGCTGTCTCTAGGTCTTGGTGTTCTCTGACAGAGACCTGCGCTTCTACATTTCGTCCATGCTGCGCTCGTTTGACCGTTGagagaaaatccaggcagaCAGAGCTCCATCAGACCTTCTACACGGTGCACCAACATTTTATTCGAGTGTACGTGTTTCTCTGGTTCACCTGCGCTCAGGCAGCTCAGTGATGTTCGGCGTGGACGGTTCTGCTGCACAGTAGTTATAGTTTTCTATAACACTCTTGAccgcgctcacacacacaaaatacacacaggtacacacaacacacacaacataagaGGAAAACACTTGATTGCTTTAAGTGCTGCAGCGTGCTCTGTGCCTACTTACAGAAAGTCACGTGATTTCACCAGAAAACGAAAGAGGAAGAACCTGCAACTGTAATACATGGATAtgtttatggtgtgtgtgtgtgtgtgtgtgtgtgtgtgtgtgtgtgtgtgtgtgtgtgtgtgtgtgttttaacgtCTCAAGTTGTTACCAGCAGTATACCTTAATAAAGACAATCAACTTGTCAGTACACGATGATAGTCTCACtgattaaagaaagaaagaaagaaagaaagaaagaaagaaagaaagcgcAAAATTCCCtgatgtgtgtgcgcgcgcgtgcatgtgtggCAGCTGACAGCCTCCGGTGGAACAAGCGGAAGTTAGACTTGTGTTCAGTCGGCGGCTCTTCAGGTTATCCATTTCAGCTTCGCACAGTGTAACATCGCTAAGTTGGAAGTACCTCCATGCATGGAAGGAAATGCCTAAATCCAAGAGCAGACGAGATGATCGGAAGACAAAGGCAGGaaagaagaggggaggaaaggtAATCAAGAAGAGGGTTGAGTCTATTGATCACTTTTCAATGTTGCCTACATTTCTTTGAACcgattttggtatttttttttttttttttccaaatccaaGGCAGTagaatctttgtttttgttgatcaGGAGGTGAATCAGTGGAACACAGGTGAAAGCAGGGACACATGGAGAGGACAGCTGGGACAGAGCGATTATGGTGAGGAAAAGACGTGAATGGACTGAAAGGATAACAAGGTCAGCTCTCGGGgtagaggggaggaggggaatgTACTGTATGATATGAGACTGATTCATTGTGAAGTCGTGATGGAGATCGAACCTCTGGGATGCTGACTTGATAGCTTCTGGTCACTGATGAGAGCAAGCCATTGATGTAGAATAGCTGATTAggtatgtacgtatgtgtgcGACTCtacagaaaacatacaaacagacatAAATTACAGTATTACTGCTGAGCAACGTGCAGTTTGATATATACATCATGGCAAGAATGAACAATTCTGTTGGCAGCAGTGCCCTCATGTGACCACATAGCGTAACTGCAGGCGAAAAACCGCAAAAATATtatcacatttattattgttgCCAATGATTGGCTACATATTAAATTATCTGATTCATTATAAATGGCTGGTGATGGTGTGAtgactctgtgtttctctgtcctttAAGTGACTCCACCACAGAGACGTCATCATGGCCTGATCAATCAGGGAGCCACATGTTACCTCAACAGTGTCCTGCAGGTTCTCTTCATGACCACTGAGATCCACCACAGGTTggaatcagctgtttttatctgaaggAGTACATGGAGATCAATACgaatgttaaatgtttccatGAACACTATATAATAAGATGAGTCATTTGAATGTATAAGGGTGTTTCAAATGTACAAAACTCTGTTGCTGAGCAGATCAAAGCAGTAAACAGTCAGTGTTCACTGAGAAGCTGCTGTCTTCCTAAAGGTTGGATCCACAAACAGATCGAGAGCTGAGACAAATCTTTACTgacctgaagacaaaaacatgtggaacaggaaacatcacaagGAGTCTGAAGATTGAAAATGGTAAGTTGGACAGTCATAAGGtgctgagaagaaaatgaatatatcagattcagtttaatgtttccTTCTGCAGTTCATGAACAACGTGATGCAGCTGAATGCCTTCAGAAGATTTTACATCATATCAGTCCAGAGGCCTCTGAGGTGAGCACTTATTAAATCTACTATGTTATTTACAGGAGAACAAATCACAATGCtgtgttgtacattttttttttctcaaggttTTCCGAGGACAACTGATGGACACAACAAAGTGCTTCAAAGATCACATCATCAATGAAGAGACAAATCCATTCtggactctccctctgtcactgaaAGACACCAGTGATACAACCTACAGTGTGGTGAGCAGACAGAGTTCACAGTTGTAGTTTAGTGTTTATATGTGATGTGAGCATGCTGAGCTAACATGTCATTTATTACAAcatgtgtgtttccacaggagAGCAGCTTTAAGAGGACTTTCCAGACAAAAACTTACTCTAGTGGCAACATGATGTACTGCAAcgactgtaaacagaaaacaggagcaACAAGTGTGAGTTTTGAcctgaaaattaaaacacaaagaatatcCAGGTCAATTTTAATACTggaatcaaattaaaataaccAGTGTTAAAGGATAtagtgtgtgatgatgtttctTGTGTTATTCAGAGATGTGAGATGGTGGAAGCTCCTCAGATCTTGATTCTTCTCCTCAAGAGATTTGACTTTGACTACAACACCAGGTCACATTTCAAATCAGACCGCTGTGTGGAAGTGCCATGTGAATTACAGCTGGAGGCAAGAGAAAGTTATTTTATCTGTGATGAtctgtgatttatttgaatggtcttatttatttataaaatcctGACTGTGTTCTTCGTTGCAGACCAAGACATACAAACTGTATGGGATGGTGAATCACATGGGCAGTATAAGAGGTGGACATTACACAGCCACCGTCCTGTCTGAGGACAACACCTGGTATAGGTGTAATGATTCTCATGTCAGCGAGGTGAGAAAGATTTAACTTAATCTGTTCCATTAAGAtgttacacatttaaaacacagcaacagaaagatcaacattaaaaagacatttgctgaCACTGGTTTGCTTTTGTTGAACTGTGCAGGTTAAACACCAGCTGTTTGCAGAGGACAGGACACTCAGGTATGTTTAAACAGGGTTTAATATTCATTTGACACATAATGATTTGGGATTTCTTTATCTGTAAGTGTTCACCACATGTTGTCCCCttattgtttttctatgcaAATAATAACTTCAAAATGATTGTTCATCAGCTCCAGCACTGTCTACCTCCTCACGTACAGAGGTAAGACTACAGAAATACATCAAGGACTAACATAGGTGTCATATAAACACTTTTCAACACCTATATGATtgctgaatatgtttttttctcttcaatttAAAGCTACAAAGTTGGAGATGTCCTGTGAGATGAGACAGAAT of Acanthopagrus latus isolate v.2019 chromosome 10, fAcaLat1.1, whole genome shotgun sequence contains these proteins:
- the LOC119027699 gene encoding ubiquitin carboxyl-terminal hydrolase 47-like, translating into MPKSKSRRDDRKTKAGKKRGGKEVNQWNTGESRDTWRGQLGQSDYVTPPQRRHHGLINQGATCYLNSVLQVLFMTTEIHHRSKQ